A window of Streptomyces broussonetiae genomic DNA:
CCTTGAACTGGTACTGGTCGCCCTCCAGCGTCGCCTTGGCGTCCTCGTAGCTCTGGCCGAGGACACTGGGCACCGCCACCTTGGGCGCGCCCGTCGACACCACCAGGGTGATCGTGTCGCCCTTCTTCACCTGCGAGCCCGCCGCCGGGTCCTGGGAGCAGACCGTGCCCTTGGGCTCGTTCGCACAGGGCTTGCGGGTGGGCGCGGCCAGCTTGAGGTCGGAGTTCACCGCCATCTTCTGGGCGTCGGCGTAGGTGTGATCGACGAAGTTCGGGGCGTCGAAGGACTGGTTCCCGCTGTTCCCGCTGAACGCCCACTTGCCGATCAGGATCGCGCCGATCAGGACCAGCACGCCCGCGACCACCAGGAGGATCGTGGAGGTGTTGGACTTCTTCTGCCCCCGCCCCCGGCGGTCGGGGCGCTCGTCGTAGCCGTAGCCGCCGTCGTCCGGGTTCATCGGCGGAAGCATGGTGGTCGCCGCCGCGCCGCCCGGCTCCGCCCGCAGCGCGGTCGTCGCCTGGTCGTCGGCGTAGCCGCCGTAGCCGACCGCGCCCAGGGCTGCCGTCGCGCCGACCGGCTGGCCGTCCAGGCAGGCCTCGATGTCGGCGCGCATCTCGTCGGCCGACTGGTAGCGATAGTTCGGGTCCTTGACCAGCGCCTTCAGGACGATCGCGTCCATCTCGGGCGTGATCTCCGGGTCGAAGACCGACGGGGACTGGGGCTCCTCGCGCACATGCTGGTAGGCCACGGCCACCGGCGAGTCACCGACGAACGGCGGGCGGACCGTGAGCAGCTCGTAGAGCAGGCAGCCGGTCGAGTACAGGTCCGAGCGGGCGTCCACCTGCTCGCCCTTCGCCTGCTCCGGCGAGAGGTACTGGGCCGTACCGATGACCGCCGCCGTCTGCGTCATCGTCATCCCGGCGTCGCCCATGGCGCGGGCGATGCCGAAGTCCATCACCTTGACCTGGCCGTTGCGCGTCAGCATGACGTTGGCCGGCTTGATGTCACGGTGGACGATGCCGTTGCGGTGGGCGTACTCCAGGCCCTGCAGGATGCCGATGGTCATCTCCATCGCGCGTTCCGGCAGCAGCTTGCGGCCGCTGTGCAGAAGCTCACGGAGCGTGGAGCCGTCGACGTACTCCATCACGATGTACGGGATCGAGACCCCGTCGATGTAGTCCTCGCCCGTGTCGTAGACCGCGACGATCGCGGGATGGTTGAGCGAGGCGGCCGACTGGGCCTCCCGGCGGAACCGGGCCTGGAAGGACGGATCACGCGCGAGATCCGCGCGCAGCGTCTTCACCGCCACGGTGCGGCCGAGCCGGGTGTCATGCGCGAGGTAGACCTCCGCCATGCCACCACGGCCGAGCACCTGGCCCAGCTCGTACCGGCCGCCGAGGCGACGCGGCTCTTCCATAGCTACCTACCAGCCCTCTCCGTCGGTCCCGGCCGCACACCGTCGTGCGCTGCCGGAGGCTGCTTCCGGGCCTACCGTACCCGGCTCGCTTTGTATGACCTGGCCAAGCCCGGAACCCGATACAGGACCGGTATCGCAACGTGCAACGATGTGAAGATGGCGTGACGGGCGTCACTCCCTGAGGGGGTCGAGGTCACTTCTTGGAGTTGATGACCGCCTGCATGACGCTCTTCGCGATCGGCGCGGCCAGACCGCCACCGGAGATGTCGTCGCGGTTGGCGCTCCCGTCCTCGATGACCACGGCCACCGCCACCGGCGAGCTGCCGTCGGGCATCTTGGCGAAGGAGATGAACCACGCGTAGGGGTTCGCGCTGTTCGCCACGCCGTGCTGGGCGGTACCGGTCTTGCCGCCGACGGTGATGCCGCCGATCTTCGCGTTCGTACCGGTGCCCTTCTCGACCACCGTCTGCATCATCGACTGCAGGACCTGCGCGTTCTGCGAGGACAGCGGCCGGCTCAGCTCCTCCGGCTGGGTCTGCGAGACCGTGTCGAGGTTGGACGACTGGAGCTTGTCCACCATGTACGGCTTCATCAGCTTGCCGTCGTTGGCGACCGCCGAGGCGACCATGGCCATCTGCAGCGGGGTCGCGGCGGTGTTGAACTGGCCGATGGAGGACAGCGCGGTCTGCGACGAGTTCATGTTGTCGGAGAACACCGACGGATAGGCGCGCACGGGCGTGTCCTGCGGGGAGTCGAAGCCGAACTTCTTCGCCTCCGCCAGCATCTTGGCGTTGCCGAGGTCGGCACCGATCTTGCCGAAGACCGAGTTGCAGGAGTACTGCAGGGCGGCCCGCAAGGTGGCGTTCTTGCAGGGGATGTTGCCCTCGTTCTTGAGCGGGGTCGTGGTGCCCGGCATGATCCACGGCAACGGCGAGTTCGTCGGGGTGTCCGCCGACGTGTACAGCCCGTTCTCCAGCGCGGCCGCCGCGGTGACCACCTTGAACGTGGAGCCCGGCGGGTAGGTCTCGCGCAGCGCCCGGTTCAGCATCGGCTCGGCCGGGTCGTTCTTCTTCTGGAGCTTGTTCCAGTTCTGGGTGTCCGAGCCGAGGGAGTTGCCCGCGAAGGACGAGGGGTCGTACGACGGGTACGAGGCCAGCGCCAGGATCTTGCCGGTGGACGGCTCCAGCGCGACCACCGCGCCCTTGCCGCCCTGCGACTTGAGGCCGTCGAACGCCGCCTTCTGCGCAGCCGTGTTCAGCGTGGTGACGACGTTGCCGCCCTGCTTCTGCTTGCCCGTGATCATGTCGAGGGTGTTGCGGAAGAAGAGCCGGTCGTCCGTGCCGCTGAGGATGCCGTCGTCGATGTTCTCCAGCTGCGTGCTGCCGAAGGCCTGCGAGGAGTAGCCGGTGACGGGGGCCCACATGGACCCGTCCTTGTAGGTGCGCTTGTACTTGAAGTCGCCGTTCTTGGCCTCGACGGAGCCGGTTATCGGGTTGCCGTCGACGATGATGTCGCCGCGCGGCGAGGCGTACCGCTCGATGAGCACCCGGCGGTTCTCCGGGGCCGTGCGCAGCGAGTCGGCCTTGACGTACTGGAGCCAGTTGTCGCGAAGCAGCAGGGCCAGCATGAGGAGGCCGCAGAAGATCGCGATCCGGCGCAGGGGCTTGTTCATGACGGGCGGACCACCTGGGTCATCTCGGCGTCGGGGTTGGCGGCGGGGGCGGGCGCCGGGCGGCGGGCGGTGTCGCTGATCCGGATCAGGATGCCGATCAGCGCCCAGTTCGCGATCACGGAGGAACCGCCGTAGGCAAGGAACGGCATGGTCATACCGGTCAGCGGGATGAGACCCATCACACCGCCGGCCACGACGAACACCTGCAGCGCGAAGGCACCGGACAGGCCGACGGCCAGCAGCTTGCCGAACGGGTCACGGGCGGCGAGCGCGGTGCGCACACCGCGCTCGGCGATCAGGCCGTAGATCAGCAGGATCGCCATGAGGCCGGCCAGGCCCAGCTCCTCGCCGAAGGTGGCGAGGATGAAGTCGGAGTTGGCGGCGAACCGGATCAGCTCGGAGTGGCCCTGGCCCCAGCCGGTGCCGAGGGTGCCGCCGGAGCCGAACGCCCACAGCGCCTGCATGGCCTGCTCGGAGTGGCCGCCGACGCCCTGGCGGCTGAGCTTGAACTCCTTCATCGGGTTCATCCAGGCCTGCACACGCTGCTGCACGTGCGGCTCGATGCTCGCCACACCGACGGCACCGACCGCGGACATCAGCAGACCGAAGACGATCCAGCTGGTCCGCTCGGTGGCGACGTACAGCATGATCACGAACATGCCGAAGAACAGCAGCGACGTACCGAGGTCCGTCTCGAAGACCAGGATGAGGACCGACATCGCCCAGACGACCAGGATCGGGCCGAGGTCACGGCCGCGCGGCAGGTACAGGCCCATGAAACGGCGACTGGCCAGGGCCAGCGCGTCCCGCTTCACCATCAGATAACCGGCGAAGAACACCGCCAGCACGATCTTGGCGAACTCGCCGGGCTGGATGGAGAAACTGCCGACGTGGATCCAGATCTTCGCACCGTAGACGTTCAGGCCGAGGCCCGGCACGAGCGGCAGGAGCAGCAGGACCAGCGCGCCGACCATGGAGATGTAGGTGTAGCGCTGGAGCGTGCGGTGGTCCTTGAGGAAGACCAGCACCACGACGAAGAGCGCGATACCCATCGCCGTGTACAGCAGCTGGTTGGTCGCCTTGCCGCCCGCGACATGGATCTGCTGGAGCAGCTTGGACTGGTCCAGACGCCAGATGCAGACCAGGCCGAGCCCGTTGAGCAGGGTGGCCAGCGGCAGCAGCAGCGGATCGGCGTACGGCGCGAACTTACGCACCACGAGATGGGCCACACCGGCCAGCAGGCCCAGGCCGAGCCCGTAGCTCAGCAGACCGGCCGGCACCTTGTCGTCGATGGCCAGGCCCACGTTGGCGTAGGCGAACACCGGAATGACCACGGCGAAGACCAACAGGGCCAGTTCGGTGTTGCGGCGGCTGGGCGCGCCGATCGCACCGATCGTGGACGTGTGATGCGTAGGCGAATTACTCGTACTGCTCATCGTGTGACAGGGCCTCTCGCGGCGGGGCTACTGCTTGCCGCACTGATCGACGACCTTCTGCTCATCCTCGGAGAGGCTCGGGCCGGGGTTGGGACTGGCGGTCGCGGACGGGGACTTCGAGGAGTGCGGGGAGGTCCCGGACGTCGACGGGTTCGGCGTCGGTGATGCCTTGGACGTGAAGGCGCTGGGAGTGGTTCCCGTGGTGCCCGAGGCCTTGATCCGGTCCTTGGTGTTCTTCTCGTTCGTGCTCTGCGCGGCCGCCCGCTCCGCCTGCTTGCGGCACGCGGAGGCCTGCACCGACAGCGTCTGGATCTTCGCCTCGGCCTGCGCCAGACCACCCGCCGCGATCGTGTTCTCGACCTGCTTCTGCTGGTACGGCGGCAGGTACTTGAGTTCGATCTCGGGGTGGTCCTTCTCCACCTTCGACAGCGACACCCAGGCCAGGTCCTGGCTGATCCCGCGGTACAGCGCCACGTGCTCGCCCTGGGCGCCCACGTAGAACTGCGTCTGCGTCCACTGGTAGCCGCCGTACAGGCCGCCACCGATCACGGCGAGGGCGAGGGCGCCGTAGAGGGACCTCTTGAGCCACCTGCGCCCGCGCGGCTTGGTGAAGTCGTCGTCGGTGTAGTCGCCGAAGCTGCCCTCAGGGACGTATCCGGTCGTGTCGCCGGAACCGGGCGGGCCGAACTCGCCGCCGCCGTGCCCGTGACCCTGGCGGCCCAGGTGGGAGGCGCGGCCGGCCGGGGTCTGCATGATGCCGTTGTCGTGCAGGTGGTGCTGGTTCTCGGCGACGGCACCGACCACGACCGGCTGGTCGGACAGCTGCCCGGCCATGGTGTCACCGGTGTCCAGGTCGAGTACGTCCGCGATGATGACCGTGATGTTGTCGGGGCCGCCGCCGCGCAGCGCGAGCTGGATCAGCTCCTGCACGGTCTCCTGCGGGCCCTGGTAGCTGGCGAGGGTCTCCTCCAGCGTCTGGTGGGAAACGACACCGGACAGACCGTCCGAGCAGATCAGATAGCGGTCGCCGGCGCGCACCTCGCGGATCGACAGGTCCGGCTCGACGTGCTCGGCACTGCCGAGGGCGCGCATCAGCAGCGAGCGCTGGGGATGCGTGGTGGCTTCCTCTTCTGTGATCCGGCCCTCGTCCACGAGCCGCTGCACCCACGTGTGGTCCTGGGTGATCTGCGTGAGCACTCCGTCACGCAGCAGATAGGCGCGCGAGTCGCCCACGTGCACGAGCCCGAGCCGCTGCCCGGTCCACAGCAGCGCGGTCAGGGTCGTACCCATGCCCTCGAGCTGGGGGTCCTCCTCGACCATGGCGCGCAGCTGGTCGTTGGCGCGCTGCACGGCGACGCCGAGGGAGGTGAGGATGTCGGAGCCGGGCACGTCGTCGTCGAGCGTGACCAGGGTGGAGATGACCTCCGAGGAGGCGACCTCACCGGCCGCCTGGCCGCCCATGCCGTCGGCGATCGCGAGCAGCCGCGGACCGGCGTAACCGGAGTCCTCGTTGCCCTCCCGGATCATGCCCTTGTGCGATCCGGCGGCAAAGCGCAGTGACAGACTCATGCCCACCTCGCCCGTCGGTTCCGGGTACAGCCGGTCGTGTCGAGCCACACTGCCCACCCTCCGGTCGGGAGCGCGCCGGCGGCCGGATGGCGGCCTGCCGCTGCGTGCTCGCTCCGCTCGCGCTCACTCATGATGTAGCACTACTTCCGCAGCTCGATGACGGTCTTGCCGATGCGGATCGGTGCGCCCAGCGGGATCGGTGTGGGGGTCGTCAGCCGGGACCGGTCCAGGTACGTGCCGTTGGTGGAGCCCAGGTCCTCGACGATCCACTGGCCGTCGCGGTCCGGGTAGATCCTGGCATGCCGGCTGGAGGCGTAGTCGTCGTCCAGCACGATCGTGGAGTCGTGCGCCCGGCCCAGTGTGATCGTCTGGCCCTGCAGGGCGACGGTGGTGCCGGTCAGTGTGCCTTCCGTCACGACCAGCTTGGAGGGGGCGTTGCGCCCGCGTCGGCCGCCGCTCTGCTGCCCACGCTGCTGGGCGCGCTGCGGCGGGGGTGCGGCGGCCTGCTGCCGGGGGGCCTGCTGCTGGCGCCCGGCCTCCCTACGCGATCCGCGCTGGGTGACACGCGTACCGAACAGGTCGCTCCGGATGACCTGCACGGCCACGATCACGAACAGCCACAGTACGGCCAGGAAACCCAGCCGCATGACCGTGAGGGTCAGCTCTGACATTGCCCCCGCTTCACCCTTCGGCTTGCCTATAGATAACGGTGGTGCTGCCCACGACGATCCGCGAGCCGTCGCGGAGCGTAGCGCGGGTGGTGTGCTGCCCGTCCACCACGATGCCGTTCGTGGAGCCGAGATCCTGGATCGTCGAGGGCGTTCCGGTCCGGATCTCGCAGTGCCGACGCGAGACGCCGGGATCGTCGATCCGCACGTCGGCCTCGGTGCTGCGACCCAGAACCAGCGTCGCGCGGGAGATCTGGTGGCGGGTGCCGTTGATCTCGATCCAGTAGCGGGGGCGCCCGCCGCTCGCGGGAGCGGCCGGGGGCCGCTGGCCGGCGGGCTGCGGGTAGCCGTAACCGCCGCCTCCTGCCCCTTGTCCCGCGCCGCGGCCGCCGGCCGGCGGCGCGGACGGCATCGGGGGCGCACCGGCGGGCATGGCGGGCTGACCGCCGTAGCCGCCCGCGGCGCCCTGCGGTGCCTGCTGGCCCTCGCCGGCCTGGCTGCTGGAGGAGGCGAGGGTGCGGCTGCGCACCCGGTACAGACCGGTGTCGAGGTCGTCGGCCTTCTCCAGGTTGACCTTGATCGGGCCCATGAAGGTGTAGCGCTGCTGCTTGGCGTAGTCGCGCACCATGCCGGCCAGCTCGTCACCGAGCTGCCCGGAGTAGGGGCTCAGGCGCTCGTAGTCCGGCGCGCTCAGCTCCACGATGAAGTCGTTGGGTACGACAGTCCGGTCGCGGTTCCAGATCGTCGCGTTGTTGTCGCACTCACGCTGGAGCGCACCGGCGATCTCCACGGGCTGGACCTCGGACTTGAACACCTTGGCGAAGGTGCCGTTCACCAGACCTTCGAGACGCTGCTCGAACTTCTTCAGGACTCCCATGGGGCACCTCCTCCGTCCCTGTCGACTGTCTGCCTTGCCGTGCTCAGTACTGCTGACTACTTCGTACTACTCGCTCTGCTCACTGATCGTATCTACGCGCCCGGCGATCAGCCGGTTCCTGCCATGGATCGTAGAGGCGAGCGAAGACCAGTGTCCCGCACCCGGCTGTGGACCCGGCCGCCTCCTGGGCAGACGGCCGGGACCGGTACGAGGTTGATACGTGAACCGCGTCTGCTTGATACGTGCGCCGCCGCCCGCGACGCGAGGGCAGGCAGGGGCCTGGGACGACGGGCGGCGAAGCGGGCCGGGCCAGCAGGAAGGGATGTGAACCCACCCCGTACGACGTGCTAATGTTCTGGGTGTCGGAAGGGGCCAACCCGAAAGGGAAGGAACCGGAAGACACACCCAATGCGCGGGTGGCGGAATAGGCAGACGCGCTGGATTCAGGTTCCAGTGCCCGCAAGGGCGTGGGGGTTCAACTCCCCCCTCGCGCACCGACGGAATGGGCGGCATCGTGAAGACGATGCCGCCCATTCGGCTGTGTGGGCAAGAACACGGCCCGGTTCCGAGGTGTGGATCTTCGGCTGATGCGCCAGGCGCCGCTGACGGCTTGTGAGGAAGGTCTCAGGATCGGGTGACGGTGAGGTGAAGACGGTGTCCCTCGCTCCTTACCTTCCTTCGCCCGTCTCTCTCGCCTTCCTTACCTCCCTCCGTCCCTCCCTCCCTCCGTCCGTCCTTCGCTGCCTGCCTGCCAGGCGGGGCGCGACTGCGGTGAGCCGACGTCAGGCACAGCGAGAACCGGACCGGCGGAGTGCGAGCAGATCACCCGCAGGCGGGACCGAACGATGCCGAGGCCGGTGCGCGGACCGGCGCCGGCCCACGCCCACGACACTGTGCAACCGCTCTGGCAGGGCCGCCCGTTGCTGCCCGCAGACCGATCACGCCACCACCGCCCCCGAATCGATGCCGCCCGGCGTTGAGCCTCGTGTGAGGAAGCTCTCCTTCCCGGACGTTCGCCGCACGCCGACGAGTTGTACGGTCTGCACTCGTTGATGTTCGTGCAGGCCGTTTATCGGTTACTGGGTGTTCGGGGGAGGCGGTCGCGGTGACCGGTGCCGGCAGAGAAACCGTCGGGGAAGCAGTGACGGACGCGGTGGAGGTGATCACCGCGGAGCCGATGACCGCGGAGCCGATGACCGCGGAGCCGATGACCGAGAACAGGACGACTGCGGAGAGGACGACCGCGGTGGACGGGGCGGCCGTTGTGGACGAAGTGGCCGTCGCCGGGCGCGGCGTGCGTCGCGTGCCCCGGGTGCGCGGGTTCGCCGAGTGGCCGCGCCAGGGCTCGCCCAAGGAGGAGGGCAAAGCACTGCGCACGCGCGTGCCGCGGGACACGCATCGCATCCTCGACGTGGACACCGTCCGCCCCGACGCGGTCAGCGCCGTCGTCGAGTCCAACGCCGGCCGCATCCCCGAACTGACCCCCATCCGCGTCGGACGGATGGCGGCGACCCCGTTCGCCTTCCTGCGCGGCTCGGCCGGACTCATGGCCTACGACCTGGCCCGCACACCCATGACCAGGATCGGCACCCAGATATGCGGAGACGCGCACGCGGCCAACTTCGGCCTGTACGGCGACCCCCGCGGCGACCTCGTCATCGACCTCAACGACTTCGACGAGACCGTGCACGGCCCCTGGGAGTGGGACCTGAAGCGGCTCGCCGCCTCCCTGGTCCTCGCCGGACGAGAGGCCGGCGCCGACGAGGACACCTGCCGTGCTGCCGCACAGGACACGGTCGGCGCCTACCGCCGCACCATGCGCCTACTGGCCAAACTGCCCGCCCTCGACGCATGGAACGCCATCGCCGACGAGGAACTCGTCTCCCACACCGACGCCCACGATCTCCTCGGCACCCTGCAGCGGGTCTCGCAGAAGGCCCGGGCCAACACCAGCGGCCGGTTCGCCGCGAAGTCGACCGAGGCCGTCGAGGACGGCGGACGGCGGTTCATGGACGCCGCGCCGGTCCTGCGCCGTATCCCCGACGAGGAGGCACACGCGGTCGCCGCGTCCCTGGAGCCGTACATCCACACCCTCAGCGAGGACCGGCACCCGCTGCTCGCCCGGCACGCCGTGCACGACGTGGCCTTCCGAGTGGTCGGCACCGGCAGCGTCGGCACCCGCTCCTACGTCGTCCTCCTCCTCGACCACCGCGAACAGCCGCTCGTGCTCCAGGTGAAGGAGGCCCGGCCCTCCGCGCTCGTCCCGCACCTGGCCACGGCCGGCTTCGAGACAGCGCCGGCAGAACACGAGGGACGCCGGGTCGTCCTCGGGCAGAAGCGGATGCAGGTCGTCAGCGACATCCTGCTCGGCTGGACGACCGTCGACGGGCGCCCCTTCCAGGTCCGCCAGTTCCGCAACCGCAAGGGCAGCGTCGACCCCGCCGCCCTCGCCCCCGACCAGATCGACGACTACGGCCGGATGACCGGCGCCCTGCTGGCCCGCGCCCACTCCCACAGCGCCGACCCGCGGCTCATCGCCGGGTACTGCGGCAAGAACACGGAACTGGACGAGGCGATGGCCGCCTTCGCCGTCGCCTACGCCGACCGCACCGAGGCGGACCACGCCGAGCTGGTGACGGCGGTGCGCGCCGGGCGGATCCCGGCAGAAATAGGGGTGTGACCCCTCGTACGGGGTGTAACGCACCGTACGGGGAGGTAACGCGCAGTATGGGGGCGTAAGGCGTCGGAAGACGACCGGCAGCCCCACGGCGGGATGCCGCATCGCCTACGCTGTGGGCGTGACGACCCCGGAAGCCGATCAGTCCCAGGCGCCGCGGCCCGAGGAACGGCTCGAACGGGCCGTACGGGCCGCCGAGCAGGCGTTGATCGAGTACGAGATCGCCGTGGAGACCTTCCGCGTCGAGGTCGAGAACTTCTCCCGCCTGCACGAACAGCGCCTCGGCCCGCTCTACATCCGTATCGAGGAACTGGACGCCGAGATCGCCGAGGCGAAGGCC
This region includes:
- the pknB gene encoding Stk1 family PASTA domain-containing Ser/Thr kinase, which translates into the protein MEEPRRLGGRYELGQVLGRGGMAEVYLAHDTRLGRTVAVKTLRADLARDPSFQARFRREAQSAASLNHPAIVAVYDTGEDYIDGVSIPYIVMEYVDGSTLRELLHSGRKLLPERAMEMTIGILQGLEYAHRNGIVHRDIKPANVMLTRNGQVKVMDFGIARAMGDAGMTMTQTAAVIGTAQYLSPEQAKGEQVDARSDLYSTGCLLYELLTVRPPFVGDSPVAVAYQHVREEPQSPSVFDPEITPEMDAIVLKALVKDPNYRYQSADEMRADIEACLDGQPVGATAALGAVGYGGYADDQATTALRAEPGGAAATTMLPPMNPDDGGYGYDERPDRRGRGQKKSNTSTILLVVAGVLVLIGAILIGKWAFSGNSGNQSFDAPNFVDHTYADAQKMAVNSDLKLAAPTRKPCANEPKGTVCSQDPAAGSQVKKGDTITLVVSTGAPKVAVPSVLGQSYEDAKATLEGDQYQFKVVRKDEVSSEQAGTVLNQDPKLGAEVQKGSTITLTVAKAEEKVTIPGDLVGKSCDDAKSELTQLGLSPSCNDSPTTDQTQDGKVISTNPQAGDSVVKNTNVVINVGKFQGGGQTQGQVPNVVTQTLKQAQQTLQQAGYTQIQVSGPTDDKARVITQTPPAGSQANPSSTTIVLTTMDIGGNGNNGGGLFGGNNG
- a CDS encoding peptidoglycan D,D-transpeptidase FtsI family protein, whose translation is MNKPLRRIAIFCGLLMLALLLRDNWLQYVKADSLRTAPENRRVLIERYASPRGDIIVDGNPITGSVEAKNGDFKYKRTYKDGSMWAPVTGYSSQAFGSTQLENIDDGILSGTDDRLFFRNTLDMITGKQKQGGNVVTTLNTAAQKAAFDGLKSQGGKGAVVALEPSTGKILALASYPSYDPSSFAGNSLGSDTQNWNKLQKKNDPAEPMLNRALRETYPPGSTFKVVTAAAALENGLYTSADTPTNSPLPWIMPGTTTPLKNEGNIPCKNATLRAALQYSCNSVFGKIGADLGNAKMLAEAKKFGFDSPQDTPVRAYPSVFSDNMNSSQTALSSIGQFNTAATPLQMAMVASAVANDGKLMKPYMVDKLQSSNLDTVSQTQPEELSRPLSSQNAQVLQSMMQTVVEKGTGTNAKIGGITVGGKTGTAQHGVANSANPYAWFISFAKMPDGSSPVAVAVVIEDGSANRDDISGGGLAAPIAKSVMQAVINSKK
- a CDS encoding FtsW/RodA/SpoVE family cell cycle protein → MSSTSNSPTHHTSTIGAIGAPSRRNTELALLVFAVVIPVFAYANVGLAIDDKVPAGLLSYGLGLGLLAGVAHLVVRKFAPYADPLLLPLATLLNGLGLVCIWRLDQSKLLQQIHVAGGKATNQLLYTAMGIALFVVVLVFLKDHRTLQRYTYISMVGALVLLLLPLVPGLGLNVYGAKIWIHVGSFSIQPGEFAKIVLAVFFAGYLMVKRDALALASRRFMGLYLPRGRDLGPILVVWAMSVLILVFETDLGTSLLFFGMFVIMLYVATERTSWIVFGLLMSAVGAVGVASIEPHVQQRVQAWMNPMKEFKLSRQGVGGHSEQAMQALWAFGSGGTLGTGWGQGHSELIRFAANSDFILATFGEELGLAGLMAILLIYGLIAERGVRTALAARDPFGKLLAVGLSGAFALQVFVVAGGVMGLIPLTGMTMPFLAYGGSSVIANWALIGILIRISDTARRPAPAPAANPDAEMTQVVRPS
- a CDS encoding Stp1/IreP family PP2C-type Ser/Thr phosphatase; the encoded protein is MSLSLRFAAGSHKGMIREGNEDSGYAGPRLLAIADGMGGQAAGEVASSEVISTLVTLDDDVPGSDILTSLGVAVQRANDQLRAMVEEDPQLEGMGTTLTALLWTGQRLGLVHVGDSRAYLLRDGVLTQITQDHTWVQRLVDEGRITEEEATTHPQRSLLMRALGSAEHVEPDLSIREVRAGDRYLICSDGLSGVVSHQTLEETLASYQGPQETVQELIQLALRGGGPDNITVIIADVLDLDTGDTMAGQLSDQPVVVGAVAENQHHLHDNGIMQTPAGRASHLGRQGHGHGGGEFGPPGSGDTTGYVPEGSFGDYTDDDFTKPRGRRWLKRSLYGALALAVIGGGLYGGYQWTQTQFYVGAQGEHVALYRGISQDLAWVSLSKVEKDHPEIELKYLPPYQQKQVENTIAAGGLAQAEAKIQTLSVQASACRKQAERAAAQSTNEKNTKDRIKASGTTGTTPSAFTSKASPTPNPSTSGTSPHSSKSPSATASPNPGPSLSEDEQKVVDQCGKQ
- a CDS encoding FHA domain-containing protein FhaB/FipA, yielding MSELTLTVMRLGFLAVLWLFVIVAVQVIRSDLFGTRVTQRGSRREAGRQQQAPRQQAAAPPPQRAQQRGQQSGGRRGRNAPSKLVVTEGTLTGTTVALQGQTITLGRAHDSTIVLDDDYASSRHARIYPDRDGQWIVEDLGSTNGTYLDRSRLTTPTPIPLGAPIRIGKTVIELRK
- a CDS encoding FhaA domain-containing protein; translation: MGVLKKFEQRLEGLVNGTFAKVFKSEVQPVEIAGALQRECDNNATIWNRDRTVVPNDFIVELSAPDYERLSPYSGQLGDELAGMVRDYAKQQRYTFMGPIKVNLEKADDLDTGLYRVRSRTLASSSSQAGEGQQAPQGAAGGYGGQPAMPAGAPPMPSAPPAGGRGAGQGAGGGGYGYPQPAGQRPPAAPASGGRPRYWIEINGTRHQISRATLVLGRSTEADVRIDDPGVSRRHCEIRTGTPSTIQDLGSTNGIVVDGQHTTRATLRDGSRIVVGSTTVIYRQAEG
- a CDS encoding DUF2252 domain-containing protein, with the translated sequence MTAEPMTAEPMTENRTTAERTTAVDGAAVVDEVAVAGRGVRRVPRVRGFAEWPRQGSPKEEGKALRTRVPRDTHRILDVDTVRPDAVSAVVESNAGRIPELTPIRVGRMAATPFAFLRGSAGLMAYDLARTPMTRIGTQICGDAHAANFGLYGDPRGDLVIDLNDFDETVHGPWEWDLKRLAASLVLAGREAGADEDTCRAAAQDTVGAYRRTMRLLAKLPALDAWNAIADEELVSHTDAHDLLGTLQRVSQKARANTSGRFAAKSTEAVEDGGRRFMDAAPVLRRIPDEEAHAVAASLEPYIHTLSEDRHPLLARHAVHDVAFRVVGTGSVGTRSYVVLLLDHREQPLVLQVKEARPSALVPHLATAGFETAPAEHEGRRVVLGQKRMQVVSDILLGWTTVDGRPFQVRQFRNRKGSVDPAALAPDQIDDYGRMTGALLARAHSHSADPRLIAGYCGKNTELDEAMAAFAVAYADRTEADHAELVTAVRAGRIPAEIGV